The Agreia sp. COWG nucleotide sequence CCTTCTGCCGGATGCCGCCCCGCTCGACCTCGAGATCCGCTCGGGCGAGGTGCTCGGCATCCTGGGCCTCATCGGCGCGGGCAAGACCGAGCTGGCCGAGCTGCTCGCGGGGCTGGCGCAGCCGGCATCCGGCACCCTGGCCCTCGGCGGCGAGCCGTACAGCCCGAAGCGGCCATCCGATGCCCTCGGCAAGGGCGTGGTGCTGGTGCCGGAGGACCGACAGCGGCAGGGCCTGCTGCCCGGCTGGTCGGTCGCCCACAACATCTCGCTGCCTTTTCTCAAGCTCTCCTCTGCGCTCGGAACACTGCGTCGCTCGCGCGAACAGAGCCGCGCAGACGAGGTGATCACGTCTCTCGGCGTCGTCACCGCCGGTGCGGATGCCTCGATCGACGACCTCTCGGGCGGCAACCAGCAGAAGGTCGTGGTGGGCCGGTGGCTCTCCGCCGGGCCGCGGCTCGCCCTGCTCGACGAGCCGTTCCGCGGGGTGGACATCGCCGCCCGCCGCGAGATCGGCGCTCGCCTCAGGCACCTCGTGGCCGACGGCGATGCGGGTGCCGTCGTGCTCTCGAGCGATGTCGACGAGATTCTCGAGGTCGCCGACCGCGTGATCGTTCTCGTGGCCGGCGCGATCGAATACGACGCCTACGCCGACGACAGCGACCGATCCACCATCGTGGGCGCCTTTCTCGGAGCCCGAAACAGCACCCATCACGACGCGTCACCCGAAGGACAGCCGACATGACCAGCACCCCCCTCCCCTCGCGATCCACGTCGCTCGCCGAGCGCGGCGCAGCATTCGTGGTGCGCTGGGGCTTCATCGCCGTGACCGTGGCGCTGATCGCGTTCTTCGTGATCACCGAGCCCAACTTCCGCACCGCCGACAACGTCTTCGGCATGCTCAAGTTCATCGCCCCGACCGCCATCGCCGGCCTCGGCGTGATGCTCGCGATCACGGTCGGCGGCATCGACCTCTCGGTGGGCGCCTCGGCCGGCTTCGCCGTATCGATCGCGGCGTGGACCATGGTGATCGGCAACCAGGTCGGTGGCGTCGCGATCGGCGTCGTGCTTCTCAGCGGGCTGCTCATCGGCGGCCTGAACGCCTTCCTCATCGTGGTCGCCCGCATCCCCGACCTGCTGGCGACCCTCGCGACCTCGTTCGTGATCGTCGGACTCAAACTGCTGATCGTCGACGGCAAGTCCATCTCGTCGCAGATGTCGCTGGCCGACGGATCGACGGCGCCCGGCAAGTTCACCGCCGACTACCTCTGGCTCGACCGGGGCAGCCTCGGCCCTGTGCCCGTTCCCGTGATCATCTTCGTGGCCATCACGGCGCTGCTCTGGTTCATCCTCGAGCACACGCGCTGGGGCCGCGCCCTCTACGCGGTGGGGGCGAACGCCGAGGCAGCCCGGCTCGCCGGCATCCGGGTTCAGCTCTACCGCACCGTCGCCTACATGGGCTGCGGCCTTCTCGCCTCGATCGCCGGCCTGCTGCTGGGCGCGCGCATCGGTCAGGGGGACGTCTCCGCGGGCAACTCGCTGCTGCTGGATGCCGTGGCCGTGGCGCTCGTGGGCGTCTCGGTGCTCGGCATCGGCCGGCCCAACGCCTGGGGGACGGCGCTCGGCGCCATCCTGATCGCCGTCATGGTGACCGGCTTCACCATGGTGGGCCTGCCGTACTATGCGCAGGACTTCGGCAAAGGTATCGTTCTGCTGATCGCGCTGCTGTTCAGCTTCACGTTCAGTCGCCGTCGCACCGTGGTGACGGCCGGCAGCACGACCTCGTCGTAGCCGGTCTTCTCGCCTCGCCCTGCTCGTCTCGTCGAAAGCGTCCCATGACCGACTTCAGCCAGCTCACCGTCGAGACCGTGCCCGCCTATGTGGCCCAGCGGCCCGCCTTGGCACGGCGCATCCGTTCGACGGGCGAGCTCGACGTGGTCGAGGTCGGCGACGGAAACCTGAATCTGGTCTTCATCGTTCGCGATGCCGAGGGCGGCTCGCTCGTGCTGAAGCAGTCCCTGCCGCACGTGCGCACCGATCCGAGCTGGCCGATGACGCGCGAACGCAGCGCTCGCGAGGCACTGGTACTGAAGACGCACGAGGGGGCGGATGCGCGACACGTTCCGGCCCTGTACGACGTCGACGGCGACGACTACGTGCTCGCGATCGAGAACCTCGACGACCACGTGGTCTGGCGAACAGAGCTGAACGAGGGGCGCCCGCACGGCTACGCGGCGGGCGAGATCGGTCGTTACGTGGCCCGCACGGCATTCCACACGTCGATCTTCGGCCTCGATCCGCTCGAGCAGAAGAAGCTGGCGGCGGCGGCGATCAACCCGGAGCTGTGCGAGATCACAGAAGACCTCGTCTTCACGGAGCCGTATATCGAGCACGCACACAACGCGGTGCTGCGGGGGAACGAGGCCGACGTCGCCGCGCTGCGCGCCGATCGCCGGCTGCTGACCGAGATCGGCATCGCGAAGTACCGCTTCATGACGAGCGCCCAGTCGCTGATCCACGGCGATCTGCACACGGGATCGGTCTTCGTGCGCGAGGCTTCCGGCACGCCAGGCGCCGGTGCCGCGGCGGCTACCGGCACCTCCGTTCGCGCGTTCGACAGCGAGTTCGGCTTCTTCGGACCCACGGGCTTCGACCTCGGCATCCTGTGGGCGAACCTCGTGATCGCGGCTGCCCGCGCCCGGGCGCTCGGCGAGGCAGATCGAACGCAGCACATTCTGAGCCTGCCCGCCGAGCTGTGGAACGCCTTCGAGGCCGAGTCGCGTGCCCTCTGGCCCGCACGCCGCGACCCGCGCGTGTTCGGAGACGAGGTCCTCGAGGCGCTGCTCACGGAGTTCCGCGAAGATGCGGCCGTGTACGCGGGAGCCGAGGCTATTCGTCGCATCGTCGGCTTCGCCAAGGCCACCGACATCGAGACGCTCGAGCCCGGTCTGCGGGAGGGCGCCGCTCGGGCAGTGCTGCGCGCTGGGCGTGCGCTCATCGTGGAGCGACGCGGCCTCACGAGCGTCGAGGCCCTCTCTTCCGAGACCGCAGCGATCTTCGACGAGACGATCAACCCCGCCGAGCTCTGATCTGTTCCGAGCTCAGCGGGGTAACTGTTCGCCTAGGCTCGTCGGGTGGATGCCTTGCTCGCGTTCTGGGAGCGCGTCACGTCCCAGCAGCCCGCCCTCCCCGCGATGGAAAGCTGGATCGCCATTGCGGGAGCGGCCGCGATCGTGCTGCTGCCGCCCGTGTGGAAGGTGGCCCGCAACGCGATCACCATCGCGCACGAGGCCGGCCACGCCGTCGTCGCGACGCTGACCGGTCGAAAGCTGTCGGGCATCCGGCTGCACTCGGATACCTCTGGAGTAACGGTCAGCCGCGGCAGCACTCGAGGTCCGTCGATGGTGCTCACGCTGCTGGCCGGCTACACCGCCCCGGCCCTCATCGGCCTGGGGGCGTCGTGGCTGCTCGGCGCGGGCTATGGCACCGGGGTGCTCTGGGCGCTGCTCGGCGCACTTCTGCTGGTGCTCGTCAAGGTGCGCAACTGGTTCGGGCTGTGGAGCGTACTGGTGACCGGAGTGCTCGTCTTCTCTGCGACCTGGTTCCTCGACGCCGAGTGGAGGGCCCGCGTCGCCACGACCGTGGTGGCCTTCCTCCTGCTGGGAGCCGTGCGCACCACCGTCGAGCTGCAGAGGGTGAGGCGCACGGGCCGCGCCCGCAACTCGGATGCGGACCAGCTCGCGCGCCTCACCCATCTGCCCGGCATCGTCTGGGTCGGGGTCTTCGTCGCCGTGGCTGTGGCGTGCGCCGTCGTGGCGGGCACCTTCCTCGGGCTCACTCCCCTTCCCAGCATCGCCGGGCTCGGGGTGCTTTAGGCGTCGCGGTCGACCGTGCCGCGCCAGCCGCCGTTAGCGTTGCCCTCGTCTTCGATGAACTCCTTGAAGTCCTTCAGCGACTTCTTCACGGCGTGGTTGTCGACGCCGACAGCCGCTCCGAGCTTCTCGAGCAGGCCCTTGGCCTCCCAATCGATCTGCACCGCGAGGCGCGACGTCGTGTCGCTCAGCTTGTGGAACGTGACGACACCGGCGTGGACCTCGTCGCCGCCATCGCTCTTCCAGGCGACACGCTCGTCGGGCAGCTGCTCGCTGATCTCGGTGTCGAAGGTGCGCTCGGCGCCCGCGATCTCGACGGTCCAGCGCACGTGGGTGTCATCGAGCTGCTCGATGCGCTTCACGAAGTGGAGGAAGTGCGGGAATGACTCGAACTGAGTCCACTGGTTGTACGAGGTGGTGACGGGAACGTTCACGTCGATGGTCTCGATGATCTGGGGCATGACTGTACTCCTTGGCTTGTGGCGGAATACCTTCGACGCTACGCCGTGGCCCACGCAGGTGCCCGGGGCGTCGACAGGATTCGGCGCGCGTGCTATCGCGTCACGAGGGCGATCTGCAGCAGCGCCTCGGTGAGCTCGAGATGCCAGCGCGCCTGGCGCAGATCGCGACCCCACGCGTAGATTCCGTGGCTGGCCACGATCAGCGCGGGCACGTCGTTCGCCCCCTCGCACGGCCGCACGTAGCGCGCCTCGAACGCGTCGCCCAGCACCGTCATGTCTTGGCCGTTCTCGATCACGGGAATCGTGACCGTCTCGCCATGGGCCGCGTGCCCGATGCCCTTCAGCATCTCGAGGTCGCTCAGCACCACCCCGTCCGGCCACACGTGCGCGGCCGTCACGGCCGCGAGCGCGTGCACGTGGATGACGGCACCGGCACCGGTGACGCGGGCGATGCGCGCGTGCAACCCCGCCTCGGCGGAGGGCCGCTGCTCCGAGCCGCCCTCGCCCAGAACGCTGTCGCCGCGCTCGTCGACGATCACGATGTCGGCCGGCGTCAGCTCGCCCTTGTCGAGACCGGATGCCGTGACCGCCAGCCGAAGCGGCTCACGGCCCAGGGTCACCGACAGGTTGCCCGCGGTCCCCGGCATCCAGCCCCGCGCCGCGAAGCGGGCGCTCTCTGCCGCCAGCCCGGAGCCGACCTCGACGAGCGCCGCCTTGGGGAGCGGGGTCACGGCGTCGCTCACGGCGTGACGACCTCGACGTCGGCGAACGACGACACCACGGGGGCGTCTCCGAAGTCGGCACCGAAGAACGGCTCACCCTCGCGAGAGAAGGCGACCACCTGCCATCCGGCATCTGCAGCCGCGCTCACCTCGTCGGGGTTGTCCGTGAAGAAGACCAGCTCGCCGGCGGGCGTGCCGAGCTCGGCCGCGATCGCGTCGTACGACGACGCGATCTTCTTGGGACCGGCGTTCACCGTGTCGAAGTAGTCGGTCACAAGCGGGGTCAGGTCGCCCCCCGGCGAGTGCCTGAACCACGGCACCTGCGAGGTCACGGAGCCGGAGGAGAACACGGCGAGACGCACGCCGGCGCCGTGCCAGCGCACGAGGTTCGGAATGACGTCGTCGAAGAAGTGCGAGGTGATCTCTCCGCGACGAAAACCCTCGGCCCAGATCTGGCCCTGGATCGTCTTGAGGGGCGTGGCCTTGACGTCCTTCGCCATCCAGTCGTGCAGCACGCCGACGACCTGTGTGGTGTCGGCGCCCGACGGCAGGCCCGCCTCGACGATCGCCTGCGCGCGAGCCTCCGAGACGGCGGCGTCGTTCGCGTGTGCCTCGAGCCAGTCCTGCAGCCGCGGTCGGGCGTAGTCGTAGAGGTCGCCCAGAATGAATCCCGCGGCGCTGGTGGTTCCTTCGAGGTCCACGACGAGGGTGCGCGCGGTCACGGTGAGGGTGTCGGTCACGGGGTGTCTCCTGTTGGGTGAGGGGGCGCATTCTCGAGGGGCGCCTCTGTTCCGGTCACGATCCAGTGCCGGGCGAGATCGAACACGGCGAGCTGCGCCTCGGCGGCGGCCTCGTCGGGCAGCGTCTCGAGGTCGGCCGCGTGCGACCAGCCGGCCACCCGGCGCATGGCCTCGACGCCGGCGAAGCGCCAGGCATCCGAGCGCACGCCCTCGAAGAAGTCGTCGTCGATGTCTATCGAGTCGTCGTCGTCCCACGCCCTGACGAAGGCCTGCCAGCTGGCATCGATGGCGTCTTCGCGTGCGGCGGCGAGGCCGTCGTGGCCGGCTGCCCTGGCCGCGACGCCGGCGATGGCGATGTTCGCCCAGAACAGCCCCAGGTCGAGGCCGATGGGGCCCACGAAGCTGAACTCGGGGTCGAAGACGGTCACCTTCTGGCCGCCATCGTCGGCGCGCCCGATCATGACAGAGCCCGAGTGCAGATCTCCGTGCAACAGCGCCTGCCTGCTCGATACGAACGTCTCGCGCACGCCAGCGACGGCGGCCAGCACGTCGCGGTCGGCGTAGAGCGCGGCGATCCGCTCGCCGAGCGCCGGATGCCAGTGGTTGTGCTCGTGCGCCCGGAACGGCTCGTCGAGAACCACGTCGAGTGTGAGCTGACACAGGGCTGCGTTGGTGCTCTCGCGCACGAGATCGGCGTGCTCTGCCGCTCCCAGCAGCTGGATGCTCGTCGCTCGGCTCAGCTCACCCACGAAGCGGCCGACCACGTCTCCGATGCCGCCGTAGTCGAGATAGGCGACCGGCCGCCCGGCCGTCGCATCCTGCACCTGGCGCACCAACTCGTCACGCAATACCTCGAGGGCCGAGAGGTCTTCCATGACCATCACGAAACGGTCGAGGTCGACGTGCACGATCGCGGGCACCGCATCCGGAACGAGACGCCCCAGCACCTCGTAGGCCCGCGCCTCCGCCCCGATGCGGGCGGGGTCGATGGGCCACTCCGGTCCGGCCGCCTGCACGAAGGGAGGAGCCTGCTTCACCGCGAGGCTGCCGAGCGGGCCGCGCGCGATGAACACGCGGTTCATGTTGCCGGCGGTCACCTCGCGCACCTCGACGTGTGCCTCGGAACCGTTCTCGACAAGAGCATCGAGCAGACCCGTGGCGCGGAGGTAGCCGACCACGTCGTCGCGGTCGGTGAGCAGGGCGTAGTCGAGGGTCACTCGTGGCCTCCCTCGAAGGGCGCGTCGTGTGGCGCGTCGAAGTAGCTCGCGATGTCGCCAGGGGCGAAGTCGCCGCGGTCGGTCACGATGCGAGTCACGAAACGCGGCGGGGTCACGTCGAAGGCCGGGTACCAGGCCTCGGTGACGAGGCCGGATGCGGTGCGCACCCCGAGGGTCGAGAGCACCTCTGCCGGGTCGCGGTCTTCGATCGTGATGTCCGAGCCTGAGGCGAGCGTCGCATCCGGCGTCTGTGCCAGCGCGTAGAACGGCACGCCGAACTCGCGGGCGGCGATGGCGAGGCCCAGGGTGCCCACCTTGTTGGCGATCGAGCCGTCGAGGCTCACCCGGTCGGCCGCGGTCACCAGCGCGTCGATGGGCCCGATGCTCGATGCGGGCGATAGCGCCGCCGCACCCATGCCATCGGTGATGAGCGTGACGTTCTGGCCGAGCTCCCGCAGCGTGTGCGCGGTGAGGCGAGCGCCCTGAAGATAGGGGCGCGTCTCTGTGGCCACCCAGTCATAGCGACGTCCGGCCGAGGCCGCCGCCGCGACGAGCTCGATCAAGTAGGAGTCCATCCAGCAGTGCGTGAGGATACGCGCTCCGTCTGGCAGCAGCAGCGCCGCGTGCCGGGCGAGGCGACGGCTGCGGGCGTGGTACTCGTCGAGGCCTGTCACGACCGCATCGATCGCGCGTTCGACGAGCTCGTCGGTGCTCGCGGCCTTCCCGATCGCGTGCAGTACCAGATCGACCGCCTCTCGCGGGTGGCCGTTGGTGGGCCGGGCCGTGGCGAGGGCGTGTCCGGCCGCCGCCATGGATGCCCGCGCCTCGGCAAGCGGCAGGCCGCGTGCCTGCAACGCGGCGAGTTCGAGACCCGCGTAGGCGGCGTAGAGCGGACCGGAGCTCTGCGTGACCATGGCGCGGATGGCCTCGGCGACCTCGGCCGGCGTCTCGGCGCGAACCCACTCGGTGCGCTCCGGAAACACACGACGATCGAGGATGAGCACGGCGTGCGTGCCCGCCGGCTCGTCGGCGACGAGCCGCACGGAGTCGTCGAGCGTGGCGACCGGCCGCCTCGCCTGCGACCGTTGCGGCCATTCGATGTGGGTCACGCGCACTCCTCGACGTCGGGGCCAATCCCCGCCCACGAGGATATCGAGCTTCGGCGACGGGCACCTGCGAGTGACGCTGTGTGGCGCCGACCGCGGCGCGGGCCTCATCTATCGTGTGATCATGCCCAAGAGCAAGAAGCGCAAACCGTCGACCACCCGAACCGGAGCCTCCCGCACCGTCGGCACCTCCCCCACCGCCATCTCGGCGCTGACGCTGGCGTTCGGCAGCTGGTACCGACTGCACGCCGAGGGCCTCGACGACCACCCGACGCCGGATGCGATGGTCGCCTCGTTCTCGCGGGTCGCCTCGATCGCGGCCGGGCTCCCGGGCAGGCACACCCTCGCGCATCCGGTGCCCGACACCCTCGACGCGCTGCTCGACCACTTCGACGATGCCGACGACGACCCGAGTGACGACGAGCTCGACGACCCCGTCTGGGAGGGAGCGTCGCTGATCGAGGTGCTCGACCACCTGCTCGACTTTCTCGCTGAGACCGAGCGTTGGCGCGGTACCGCGGCCGAGCTCGACGAGAGCTATGAGATCGTGCACGAGCTGTCGGGCGACGACGGCGCGGCAGCGTCGGCCTTCTTCACGCTGCTCGTCGACAGCCTGCAGACCGTCGCCGACGCACCGGTTGGCGCGCAGCTGGCGGCGCTCGACCGCTGGAGCGTGCTCGGCGCGGTGAACACCTTCCTCGATTGGGTCGGCGAGGGCAGGCCCGTCTCGGCCAGTGGAGCCCTGCGCGTCGCAGACATCCCGATGCTCTGCGACATGCTCGGCCTGCCACAGCAGAAGCTCGCGCCCGGGGCCGGCATGTGGGACGTACGTGCGCTCGCCGCCTGGTGGACCGCGGTGACCGAGATCGGACTCATCGAGGTGGAGGGCGACACCGCGCGGTTCGGTGCCGCCGCCGAGGCCTGGAGAGGTGGCGACGACGAGCGCCTCGCCCTCAGCAGGGCCTTCGTGCGGCACTACCTCGCCTGGTACCTCACGAGGGAGCTGGATGCCGACACCGAGCTGGGCTCGGAGGTCGCCATCCGGATCATCGGGCAGCTCTGCGTCGCCATCTCGCCCGAGCTGCTGCCCGGTGCGTCGGCGGACGCCCTCAACGCCGTCTTCGACGACGCATACGAGAACCATGACGATCCCGACGAGGAGGGCCTGTTCGGCGACGACGACGAGGAGCTCTCCGCCGAGGTGCACAGGCTGTCGAACGAGTACGCCTCGGAG carries:
- a CDS encoding M50 family metallopeptidase; translation: MDALLAFWERVTSQQPALPAMESWIAIAGAAAIVLLPPVWKVARNAITIAHEAGHAVVATLTGRKLSGIRLHSDTSGVTVSRGSTRGPSMVLTLLAGYTAPALIGLGASWLLGAGYGTGVLWALLGALLLVLVKVRNWFGLWSVLVTGVLVFSATWFLDAEWRARVATTVVAFLLLGAVRTTVELQRVRRTGRARNSDADQLARLTHLPGIVWVGVFVAVAVACAVVAGTFLGLTPLPSIAGLGVL
- a CDS encoding SRPBCC family protein — protein: MPQIIETIDVNVPVTTSYNQWTQFESFPHFLHFVKRIEQLDDTHVRWTVEIAGAERTFDTEISEQLPDERVAWKSDGGDEVHAGVVTFHKLSDTTSRLAVQIDWEAKGLLEKLGAAVGVDNHAVKKSLKDFKEFIEDEGNANGGWRGTVDRDA
- the mtnC gene encoding acireductone synthase, which encodes MTDTLTVTARTLVVDLEGTTSAAGFILGDLYDYARPRLQDWLEAHANDAAVSEARAQAIVEAGLPSGADTTQVVGVLHDWMAKDVKATPLKTIQGQIWAEGFRRGEITSHFFDDVIPNLVRWHGAGVRLAVFSSGSVTSQVPWFRHSPGGDLTPLVTDYFDTVNAGPKKIASSYDAIAAELGTPAGELVFFTDNPDEVSAAADAGWQVVAFSREGEPFFGADFGDAPVVSSFADVEVVTP
- the mtnB gene encoding methylthioribulose 1-phosphate dehydratase, with the protein product MSDAVTPLPKAALVEVGSGLAAESARFAARGWMPGTAGNLSVTLGREPLRLAVTASGLDKGELTPADIVIVDERGDSVLGEGGSEQRPSAEAGLHARIARVTGAGAVIHVHALAAVTAAHVWPDGVVLSDLEMLKGIGHAAHGETVTIPVIENGQDMTVLGDAFEARYVRPCEGANDVPALIVASHGIYAWGRDLRQARWHLELTEALLQIALVTR
- a CDS encoding phosphotransferase; the encoded protein is MTLDYALLTDRDDVVGYLRATGLLDALVENGSEAHVEVREVTAGNMNRVFIARGPLGSLAVKQAPPFVQAAGPEWPIDPARIGAEARAYEVLGRLVPDAVPAIVHVDLDRFVMVMEDLSALEVLRDELVRQVQDATAGRPVAYLDYGGIGDVVGRFVGELSRATSIQLLGAAEHADLVRESTNAALCQLTLDVVLDEPFRAHEHNHWHPALGERIAALYADRDVLAAVAGVRETFVSSRQALLHGDLHSGSVMIGRADDGGQKVTVFDPEFSFVGPIGLDLGLFWANIAIAGVAARAAGHDGLAAAREDAIDASWQAFVRAWDDDDSIDIDDDFFEGVRSDAWRFAGVEAMRRVAGWSHAADLETLPDEAAAEAQLAVFDLARHWIVTGTEAPLENAPPHPTGDTP
- a CDS encoding ABC transporter permease encodes the protein MTSTPLPSRSTSLAERGAAFVVRWGFIAVTVALIAFFVITEPNFRTADNVFGMLKFIAPTAIAGLGVMLAITVGGIDLSVGASAGFAVSIAAWTMVIGNQVGGVAIGVVLLSGLLIGGLNAFLIVVARIPDLLATLATSFVIVGLKLLIVDGKSISSQMSLADGSTAPGKFTADYLWLDRGSLGPVPVPVIIFVAITALLWFILEHTRWGRALYAVGANAEAARLAGIRVQLYRTVAYMGCGLLASIAGLLLGARIGQGDVSAGNSLLLDAVAVALVGVSVLGIGRPNAWGTALGAILIAVMVTGFTMVGLPYYAQDFGKGIVLLIALLFSFTFSRRRTVVTAGSTTSS
- the mtnK gene encoding S-methyl-5-thioribose kinase — translated: MTDFSQLTVETVPAYVAQRPALARRIRSTGELDVVEVGDGNLNLVFIVRDAEGGSLVLKQSLPHVRTDPSWPMTRERSAREALVLKTHEGADARHVPALYDVDGDDYVLAIENLDDHVVWRTELNEGRPHGYAAGEIGRYVARTAFHTSIFGLDPLEQKKLAAAAINPELCEITEDLVFTEPYIEHAHNAVLRGNEADVAALRADRRLLTEIGIAKYRFMTSAQSLIHGDLHTGSVFVREASGTPGAGAAAATGTSVRAFDSEFGFFGPTGFDLGILWANLVIAAARARALGEADRTQHILSLPAELWNAFEAESRALWPARRDPRVFGDEVLEALLTEFREDAAVYAGAEAIRRIVGFAKATDIETLEPGLREGAARAVLRAGRALIVERRGLTSVEALSSETAAIFDETINPAEL